GATATGGGCGGTCATCGTGTCGGGATCATATGCGGCCCCGGTCACATCAAAGGGCGAGCCAAGCGCCGCGGACATCGCCCGCACCGCGCCCGGCAGATCCAGACCGCCGACCGAAACGGTGGCCATCTGCGCCGCACGCGGCAGCACCTTGAAGGACACCTCGCTCAGCACTCCCAGCGTCCCTTGCGCGCCGGACATCAGCTTCACCAGATCATAGCCGGTGACGTTCTTCATCACCCGGCCGCCATTCTTGACGATCTGGCCGGTGCCATCGACGAAACGCACGCCCAGCAGGAAATCCCGCGCCGCGCCCGACTGAATGCGGCGCGGCCCCGAGATATTGGCAGCAAAGAGCGATCCGATTGTTGGCGTGCCGTCGGTGCCCAGAAGGGCGCGGTAGTCCGCCGGTTCAAAGGCAAGGCGCTGGTTCTCTGCCGCCAACAATTCCTTGATCTCGGCAACCGGGGTTCCGGCCTTGGCCACAAGGGTCAGCGCGCCGGGTTCATAAAGCTCAATCCCGCTGAGGGCAGAAAGGCTCAGGGTCTCCCCTTCCACCGCCATGCCACGGGTACCGCCGCCCTGGATGTTGAGGGGGCCCTTGGCCGCAGCGATCATCCCGGCCAGTTCGGCCTCGCTTTCGGGTCGCATCATGGTCTTTTCCAAACGTTCTGGAGAATCATTGAAGGCGGGGATCATTCCGCCGCCAGCGCCGGAGTGCGGCGGCTTTCGGTTACCGACAGCGGGAAGACCTTGGCCGGGTTCAGCAGCCACTGCGGATCGAAGACATCCTTGACCTTCAGCTGGGCCTCCAGATCATCGCCCGAGTACTGGTGCAGCATCAGATCGCGTTTTTCGATCCCGACGCCATGTTCGCCGGTCAGGCAGCCGCCGACTTCGACGCAGAGTTTCAGTACCTCGGCGCCGAATTCCTCGCAGAGTTCAAGGTCTCCGGGTTTATTGGCGTCGAACAGGATCAGCGGGTGCATGTTGCCATCGCCGGCGTGGAACACATTGGCCACCGCCAGACCGAATTCCTTGCTCATCTCGCCGATGCGACGCAGCACGTAGGGCAAAGAGGACACCGGAATAGTCCCATCAAGGCACATGTAGTCGTTGATCTGCCCCATGGCGCCAAAGGCGGATTTGCGGCCCAGCCAGATCCGCGCGGCCTCATCCGCATCAGTGGCTTCGCGCAGCTCGACCGGGTTGTGGGATTGGGCGATGTCTTTGATCACCTTCAGCTGCGCATCAATCTCGGCATCGCTGCCTTCGACCTCGATGATCAGCAGCGCCTCGCACATGGGGTAGCCCGCCTTGGCAAAGGCCTCGCAGGCCTCAATGCAGGGACGGTCCATGAACTCGATAGCAACGGGCAGCACGCCCGCCTTGATAATATCGCTGACGCAGGCGCCTGCCACTTCGTTGCTGTCATAGCCGATCAGCACGGGACGGGCGCCTTCGGGCTTGTGCAGAATCCGCAGGGTCGCCTCGGTCACGACGCCAAGCTGCCCCTCGCTGCCGCAGATGACACCCAGCAGATCCAAGCCGCCCGCATCCAGATGCGCGCCGCCGATTTCGACCACGGTGCCATCCATCATCACCATGGTAACGCCCATCAGGTTGTTGGTTGTAACGCCATACTTCAGGCAATGCGCCCCGCCCGAGTTCATCGCGATATTGCCGGCAATGGCGCAGGCCAGCTGGCTCGACGGGTCGGGCGCGTAGAAGAAATCCTCCTCCTCCACCGCGCCGGATACGGAGAGGTTGGTGCGCCCGGTCTGCACCCGGATGATGCGGTTCTCGTAATCGGTCTCCAGCACGTCATTCATCCGTGCAACGCCCAGGATCACGCAATCCGCGGTTGGCAGGGCGCCCCCGGCCAGCGAGGTGCCCGACCCGCGCGGCACCACGGGCACGCCCTCTTCGTGGCAGATACGCAGGACCTCGGACACTTCAGCCGTGCTGCGCGGCAGCACCGCCAGCAGCGGCGGACATTTGTAAGCCGTCAGCG
This genomic stretch from Phaeobacter gallaeciensis harbors:
- a CDS encoding FAD-binding protein, with translation MRPESEAELAGMIAAAKGPLNIQGGGTRGMAVEGETLSLSALSGIELYEPGALTLVAKAGTPVAEIKELLAAENQRLAFEPADYRALLGTDGTPTIGSLFAANISGPRRIQSGAARDFLLGVRFVDGTGQIVKNGGRVMKNVTGYDLVKLMSGAQGTLGVLSEVSFKVLPRAAQMATVSVGGLDLPGAVRAMSAALGSPFDVTGAAYDPDTMTAHIRVEGFEESVDYRCDALVKRLAEHGIAHRAEADEDLWRSIRDVAAFHGHDGDVWRISVKPSDAVELAPRLGATALQLDWGGGLIWALMPEGSDLRKKMSGAGTGMEPVPGHATLVRASAEIAARLGRFEPQPAPLAALSKGLRDQFDPRGILNPGLMG
- a CDS encoding FAD-linked oxidase C-terminal domain-containing protein → MEMPAPDPKVLSRKAHLAARLAKVLPADALITEEAETRAYECDALTAYKCPPLLAVLPRSTAEVSEVLRICHEEGVPVVPRGSGTSLAGGALPTADCVILGVARMNDVLETDYENRIIRVQTGRTNLSVSGAVEEEDFFYAPDPSSQLACAIAGNIAMNSGGAHCLKYGVTTNNLMGVTMVMMDGTVVEIGGAHLDAGGLDLLGVICGSEGQLGVVTEATLRILHKPEGARPVLIGYDSNEVAGACVSDIIKAGVLPVAIEFMDRPCIEACEAFAKAGYPMCEALLIIEVEGSDAEIDAQLKVIKDIAQSHNPVELREATDADEAARIWLGRKSAFGAMGQINDYMCLDGTIPVSSLPYVLRRIGEMSKEFGLAVANVFHAGDGNMHPLILFDANKPGDLELCEEFGAEVLKLCVEVGGCLTGEHGVGIEKRDLMLHQYSGDDLEAQLKVKDVFDPQWLLNPAKVFPLSVTESRRTPALAAE